A genome region from Streptomyces pratensis includes the following:
- a CDS encoding acyltransferase encodes MPKNRNLLSSLALRRRGVTSRAVHRVWAWVQETGAVTAQHPGRLRFGRIGPGTRLAFPQGTVFGEPWIELGDHCIIGEQVTLTAGLMPDLDLGPETVLTLGDGVVLGRGSHVIADTTVSIGSDTYCGPYVYITSTNHSYDDPHEPVGKQWPRMEPVVIGPGCWIGTGAVILPGARIGRNVVVAAGAVVRGEVPDHTVVAGAPARVVRSWDPEKGWQPPLRTPAPVPIPEGVTPEQLAAVALLLEDTDDDGN; translated from the coding sequence GTGCCGAAGAACCGGAACTTGCTCTCCTCCCTGGCCCTCCGGCGGCGTGGTGTCACGTCCCGCGCCGTCCACCGCGTCTGGGCCTGGGTGCAGGAGACCGGAGCGGTCACCGCGCAGCATCCCGGACGGCTCCGGTTCGGCCGTATCGGCCCCGGGACCAGGCTCGCCTTTCCACAGGGCACGGTCTTCGGGGAGCCCTGGATCGAGCTGGGCGACCACTGCATCATCGGTGAACAGGTGACGCTCACGGCCGGTCTGATGCCCGATCTGGATCTGGGGCCCGAGACCGTCCTCACCCTGGGCGACGGAGTGGTGCTGGGCCGGGGCAGTCATGTCATCGCCGACACCACGGTGTCGATCGGCTCGGACACGTACTGCGGTCCGTACGTCTACATCACCTCCACCAACCACAGTTACGACGATCCGCACGAGCCGGTCGGCAAGCAGTGGCCGCGCATGGAGCCGGTCGTGATCGGGCCCGGATGCTGGATCGGTACCGGAGCCGTGATCCTTCCGGGGGCCAGGATCGGCCGGAACGTGGTGGTCGCCGCGGGAGCCGTCGTACGCGGAGAGGTCCCTGACCACACGGTGGTGGCGGGGGCGCCGGCCCGGGTGGTGCGGAGCTGGGATCCGGAGAAGGGCTGGCAGCCGCCGCTGCGTACCCCCGCACCGGTACCGATCCCCGAGGGTGTCACCCCCGAGCAGCTGGCCGCTGTCGCGCTGCTGCTGGAGGATACGGACGACGACGGGAACTGA
- a CDS encoding exonuclease SbcCD subunit D: MRILHTSDWHLGRSFHRVPMLDAQAAYIDHLVETVREHSVDVVVVAGDVYDRAVPPLSAVQLFDDALHRLATDGVPTVMISGNHDSARRLGVGAGLIARAGIHLRTDPGECSTPVVLRDPQGDVAFYGLPYLEPALVKDGLGASKAGHEAVLTAAMDRVRADLATRPDGTRSVVLAHAFVAGGEPSDSERDITVGGVAAVPAGVFDGVDYVALGHLHGCQTVTERVRYSGSPLAYSFSEHAHRKTMWLIDLGAGGDLVAERIDCPVPRPLARLRGSLGTLLVDPALERHQESWVEATLTDPARPDEPMTRLLERFPHALSLVFDPERRPEDPLASYAQRLEGRDDQQVAEDFVAHVRGGSGPTAQERAVLRAAFDDVRVGDGVDEVSR, translated from the coding sequence GTGAGGATCCTGCACACCTCGGACTGGCACCTGGGCCGGTCGTTCCACCGCGTTCCGATGCTCGACGCCCAGGCCGCCTACATCGATCACCTCGTCGAGACGGTGCGGGAACACTCGGTGGACGTGGTCGTCGTGGCCGGCGACGTCTACGACCGGGCCGTGCCCCCGCTGTCGGCGGTCCAGCTGTTCGACGACGCACTGCACCGGCTCGCCACCGACGGAGTACCGACCGTCATGATCTCCGGGAACCACGACTCCGCCCGCAGGCTCGGCGTCGGTGCCGGGCTCATCGCACGGGCCGGGATCCACCTGCGTACCGACCCCGGCGAGTGCTCCACTCCGGTCGTGCTGCGCGACCCACAGGGTGACGTCGCGTTCTACGGCCTGCCCTATTTGGAACCGGCCCTCGTCAAGGACGGCCTGGGTGCCTCGAAGGCGGGCCACGAAGCCGTCCTCACCGCGGCCATGGACCGGGTACGCGCCGATCTCGCCACCCGGCCGGACGGCACGCGGTCCGTCGTCCTCGCCCATGCGTTCGTGGCCGGCGGTGAACCCAGCGACAGCGAACGCGACATCACGGTCGGTGGTGTCGCGGCTGTTCCCGCCGGAGTCTTCGACGGTGTCGACTACGTCGCGCTCGGCCACCTGCACGGCTGCCAGACGGTCACGGAACGCGTGCGCTATTCGGGGTCGCCACTGGCCTACTCCTTCTCCGAGCACGCGCACCGCAAGACGATGTGGCTGATCGACCTCGGCGCCGGCGGAGATCTGGTCGCCGAGCGTATCGACTGCCCGGTACCGCGCCCGCTCGCACGGCTCCGCGGGTCCCTCGGCACGCTCCTCGTGGACCCGGCCCTCGAACGGCACCAGGAATCCTGGGTGGAAGCCACCCTCACCGACCCGGCGCGGCCGGACGAGCCCATGACCCGCCTCCTCGAGCGCTTTCCGCACGCCCTCAGCCTGGTCTTCGACCCTGAGCGCCGCCCTGAGGACCCCCTCGCGTCGTACGCCCAGCGGCTCGAGGGACGTGACGACCAGCAGGTGGCGGAGGATTTCGTGGCCCATGTACGCGGCGGAAGCGGCCCCACCGCGCAGGAGCGGGCGGTGCTGCGCGCCGCCTTCGACGACGTGCGGGTCGGCGACGGAGTCGACGAGGTGTCCCGTTGA
- a CDS encoding aminoglycoside N(3)-acetyltransferase, which yields MCAVTQHLLLGGECTATQLSELGVRRGGVLLVHASMRSAGGDTGSMTGALRRALGPEGTLVVPAFTTENSDTSRSYLDRVRGLSDEARAELRASMPAFDPAASPAPTMGALAETVRLTPGALRSTHPQTSFAALGPAAAALLAGHSQDCHLGEESPLARLYEADAQVLLLGTGFDRCTAFHLAEYRRPDPPRRRYRCVVASEDGRRWWEYEDVALDDSDFAPLGEDFARVRPRAVSTGRVRSARSHLFRLRAAVDFAEEWLGLRRSEGR from the coding sequence ATGTGTGCTGTGACACAGCATCTCCTCCTCGGCGGTGAATGCACCGCCACCCAGTTGTCCGAGCTCGGCGTGCGGCGGGGTGGTGTCCTCCTGGTGCACGCCTCGATGCGTTCCGCGGGCGGGGACACGGGGAGTATGACCGGTGCGCTGCGCCGGGCCCTCGGCCCGGAGGGGACGCTGGTCGTGCCGGCCTTCACCACGGAGAATTCCGACACCTCGCGCTCCTACCTGGACCGGGTGCGTGGACTGAGCGACGAGGCCCGCGCCGAGTTGCGCGCTTCGATGCCCGCGTTCGATCCGGCGGCTTCTCCAGCGCCCACCATGGGCGCGCTCGCCGAGACGGTGCGGCTGACTCCGGGGGCCCTGCGCAGCACCCACCCGCAGACCTCGTTCGCCGCGCTCGGCCCTGCGGCGGCAGCGCTGCTCGCCGGCCACAGCCAGGACTGCCATCTGGGCGAGGAGTCACCCCTGGCCCGGCTGTACGAGGCCGATGCGCAGGTCCTGCTGCTGGGCACCGGCTTCGACCGCTGCACCGCCTTCCACCTCGCGGAGTACCGCCGCCCGGACCCGCCCCGCCGCCGCTACCGATGCGTGGTCGCGTCGGAGGACGGACGTCGCTGGTGGGAGTACGAGGACGTCGCTCTGGACGACAGCGACTTCGCCCCGCTCGGGGAAGACTTCGCCCGCGTACGGCCCCGAGCCGTCAGCACCGGCCGGGTGAGGTCCGCACGAAGCCACCTCTTCCGCCTCCGCGCGGCCGTGGACTTCGCCGAGGAGTGGCTCGGCCTCCGTCGTTCCGAAGGCCGTTGA
- a CDS encoding Lrp/AsnC family transcriptional regulator, with protein sequence MTEYSPDATDWRILDVLQRDGRATFAELARAVAMSPSAVTERVRRLEEMGVISGYAAVVDPERLGLPILALVRLRYPNGNYKPFHDLTDTTPEIVEAHHVTGDDCFVLKVTARSMRHLEEVTGRIGTLGSVTTSVVYSSPLPSRAISR encoded by the coding sequence ATGACCGAGTATTCCCCGGACGCCACGGACTGGCGCATCCTCGATGTCCTCCAGCGCGACGGACGCGCGACGTTCGCAGAGCTGGCCCGCGCCGTGGCGATGTCCCCGAGCGCCGTCACGGAGCGGGTACGCCGTCTCGAGGAGATGGGCGTGATCAGCGGATACGCCGCGGTCGTCGACCCGGAACGGCTCGGTCTCCCGATCCTCGCCCTCGTACGCCTGCGCTATCCGAACGGCAACTACAAGCCGTTCCACGACCTGACGGACACCACGCCCGAGATCGTGGAGGCCCACCATGTGACCGGGGACGACTGCTTCGTACTGAAGGTGACCGCCAGGTCGATGCGTCATCTGGAAGAGGTCACGGGGAGGATCGGCACCCTCGGCTCCGTGACCACCAGCGTCGTGTACTCCTCGCCCCTCCCCAGCCGGGCGATCAGCCGCTGA
- a CDS encoding CoA-binding protein, translating to MYADDETVRRILQDTGDTWAVVGLSGNRSRAAYGVAQVLKRFGKRVVPVHPKAEQVHGEQGYASLADIPFPVDVVDVFVNSELAGGVADEAVAVGAKAVWFQLGVIDEEAYERTRGAGLAMVMDRCPAIEIPRLAPRR from the coding sequence ATGTACGCAGACGACGAGACGGTTCGCAGGATCCTCCAGGACACGGGCGACACCTGGGCGGTGGTCGGCCTGTCCGGCAACCGCTCCCGCGCGGCCTACGGGGTGGCGCAGGTCCTCAAGCGCTTCGGCAAGAGGGTGGTGCCCGTCCACCCCAAGGCGGAGCAGGTCCACGGCGAACAGGGGTACGCCTCACTGGCCGACATCCCCTTCCCCGTCGACGTGGTGGATGTGTTCGTCAACAGCGAGCTGGCGGGCGGTGTCGCCGACGAGGCGGTGGCGGTCGGCGCGAAGGCGGTCTGGTTCCAGCTCGGCGTGATCGACGAGGAGGCCTACGAGCGCACGCGCGGGGCGGGCCTGGCCATGGTGATGGACCGCTGCCCGGCGATCGAGATACCCCGGCTGGCTCCTCGCCGCTGA
- a CDS encoding rhodanese-like domain-containing protein: MTSQTISTGSSVLRVPPASPAAAAAYFGASLAFHADVSDVAHALAAGGDPGFVVLDSRSTESWDQGHVPGAVHLPTALVAEQAAGLLDPAVPVVTYCWGPGCNGATRAALALAELGYQVKEMLGGFEYWVREGFAFETWEGPERRTADPLTAPADADDCGC; this comes from the coding sequence ATGACCTCACAGACGATCAGCACCGGCAGTTCCGTCCTCCGCGTACCGCCCGCCTCCCCGGCGGCAGCCGCCGCGTACTTCGGCGCCTCGCTCGCCTTCCACGCCGACGTCTCCGATGTGGCCCACGCCCTGGCGGCGGGCGGCGACCCCGGATTCGTCGTACTGGATTCCAGGTCCACCGAGTCCTGGGACCAGGGGCACGTGCCCGGCGCGGTGCACCTGCCGACCGCCCTCGTCGCGGAACAGGCCGCCGGACTCCTCGACCCCGCCGTTCCCGTGGTCACGTACTGCTGGGGGCCGGGCTGCAACGGCGCCACCAGGGCCGCTCTGGCGCTCGCCGAACTCGGATACCAGGTGAAGGAGATGCTCGGCGGATTCGAGTACTGGGTGCGAGAGGGATTCGCGTTCGAGACCTGGGAGGGGCCGGAGCGGCGCACCGCCGACCCGCTCACCGCACCCGCGGACGCCGACGACTGCGGCTGCTGA
- a CDS encoding gamma carbonic anhydrase family protein: MTEQALVTGVGGKEPDIDPDAFLAPTSVVIGEVSLAAGSSVWYHAVLRGDGGPISLGPDSNIQDNCSVHTDPGFPLTVGARVSVGHNAVLHGCVIEDDVLVGMSATVLNGAHIGAGSLIAAQALVPQGMRVPPGSLVAGVPAKVKRELTDEEREGIAFNAAGYVELAKAHREAHQER; the protein is encoded by the coding sequence ATGACAGAACAGGCATTGGTCACCGGTGTCGGCGGCAAGGAGCCGGACATCGACCCGGACGCCTTCCTCGCGCCGACCTCCGTAGTCATCGGCGAGGTGTCGCTGGCCGCGGGCTCCAGCGTCTGGTACCACGCGGTTCTGCGGGGCGATGGCGGCCCCATCTCCCTCGGCCCCGACAGCAACATCCAGGACAACTGCAGCGTGCACACCGACCCGGGTTTCCCGCTGACGGTCGGCGCCAGGGTCTCGGTCGGTCACAACGCCGTGCTGCACGGTTGTGTCATCGAGGACGACGTCCTGGTCGGCATGAGCGCCACCGTGCTCAACGGCGCGCACATCGGAGCGGGTTCACTGATCGCCGCGCAGGCGCTCGTCCCGCAGGGGATGCGGGTGCCGCCGGGGTCCCTGGTCGCCGGCGTACCCGCCAAGGTCAAGCGGGAACTGACGGACGAGGAACGTGAGGGCATCGCCTTCAACGCGGCCGGCTACGTGGAACTGGCGAAGGCTCACCGCGAGGCGCACCAGGAGCGCTGA
- a CDS encoding YigZ family protein, whose product MQEQYRTVARAGVHETEVNRSRFLCALAPAATEQEAQEFIARIRKEHPAANHNCFAYVIGADASVQKAGDDGEPGGTAGVPMLQMLMRRDVRYAVAVVTRYFGGVKLGAGGLIRAYGGAVGEALDALGTTTRRRFRLATVTVDHQRAGKLENDLRATGLAVRDVTYAEAVTIAVGLPDADVDGFRAWLADATAGSATLELGGEAYGEV is encoded by the coding sequence ATGCAGGAGCAGTACCGGACAGTCGCCCGCGCGGGCGTGCACGAGACCGAGGTCAACCGATCGCGTTTCCTCTGCGCGCTGGCCCCCGCCGCCACCGAGCAGGAGGCGCAGGAGTTCATCGCGCGTATCCGCAAGGAGCACCCCGCAGCCAACCACAACTGCTTCGCCTACGTCATCGGTGCCGACGCCTCCGTGCAGAAGGCCGGTGACGACGGGGAGCCCGGCGGGACCGCGGGCGTTCCCATGCTGCAGATGCTCATGCGCCGGGACGTGCGGTACGCCGTCGCCGTCGTCACCCGCTACTTCGGCGGCGTCAAGCTCGGCGCAGGCGGACTGATCAGGGCGTACGGAGGAGCCGTCGGCGAAGCGCTCGACGCGCTGGGCACGACCACCCGCCGCCGGTTCCGCCTCGCCACCGTGACCGTGGACCACCAGCGGGCGGGCAAACTGGAGAACGATCTGCGCGCCACCGGGCTCGCCGTTCGTGACGTCACCTACGCGGAGGCGGTGACCATCGCCGTCGGGCTGCCGGACGCCGACGTCGACGGCTTCAGGGCCTGGCTGGCCGACGCCACCGCAGGCTCCGCGACGCTCGAACTGGGCGGCGAGGCGTACGGAGAGGTATGA
- a CDS encoding helix-turn-helix domain-containing protein, whose amino-acid sequence MSDLDQLTQSLARNLKRWRGERGFTLDALAARAGVSRGMIIQIEQARTNPSVGTTVKLADALGVSITTLLDYEQGSQVRLVPGSQAVRLWSTEAGSSSTLLVGTEARGPIELWAWHLMPGDSSASDPHPEGTVELLHVTSGELTLIVDGEAHAVPAGTSATFEAHVPHIYRNNGSEPADLTMAVSIPPVRREGK is encoded by the coding sequence GTGTCTGACCTCGATCAGCTCACCCAGTCGCTCGCGCGCAACCTCAAGCGTTGGCGGGGCGAGCGCGGCTTCACCCTGGACGCCCTCGCGGCGCGTGCGGGGGTCAGCCGCGGCATGATCATCCAGATCGAACAGGCACGTACGAACCCGAGCGTGGGCACCACCGTCAAGCTCGCCGACGCGCTGGGCGTCAGCATCACCACGCTGCTCGACTACGAGCAGGGATCTCAGGTGCGGCTCGTGCCCGGGAGCCAGGCGGTGCGCCTGTGGTCGACGGAGGCGGGCAGCTCGAGCACCCTGCTGGTCGGCACGGAGGCACGCGGTCCCATCGAGCTCTGGGCCTGGCACCTGATGCCCGGTGACAGCAGTGCCTCCGACCCGCACCCCGAAGGAACGGTGGAGCTCCTCCACGTCACCTCGGGTGAACTGACCCTGATCGTCGACGGCGAGGCCCACGCTGTGCCCGCCGGCACCTCCGCGACGTTCGAGGCCCACGTGCCGCACATCTACCGCAACAACGGCTCCGAGCCCGCCGACCTGACCATGGCGGTATCGATCCCGCCGGTCCGCAGAGAAGGCAAGTGA
- a CDS encoding YbaK/EbsC family protein, which yields MRAPLGNFSDASPAADRLDLLTPPVAKAITAGWGGIPAGSVVYVDTDPDLADTAVFAEHYGLELLDTSANCVVVAGKRGVDVTPAACVVLSRARVDVNGAVRKHLGTRKASFASMDMAVGETGMEYGGITPIGLPAAWPLLIDPAVVDEEWVLIGSGRRRGKLIVPGKALAALPGAVVLEGLGV from the coding sequence ATGCGTGCACCCCTGGGCAACTTCAGCGATGCCTCTCCCGCCGCCGACCGGCTGGACCTGCTCACCCCGCCCGTCGCGAAGGCCATCACGGCCGGCTGGGGCGGCATCCCCGCCGGGTCGGTCGTCTACGTCGACACCGACCCCGACCTGGCCGACACGGCTGTCTTCGCCGAGCACTACGGCCTCGAACTGCTCGACACGTCGGCCAACTGCGTGGTGGTGGCGGGCAAGCGGGGCGTGGACGTCACGCCGGCCGCGTGCGTGGTGCTCTCGCGCGCCCGTGTCGACGTGAACGGGGCGGTGCGCAAGCACCTCGGCACGCGCAAGGCATCTTTCGCCTCGATGGACATGGCGGTCGGCGAAACCGGCATGGAGTACGGCGGGATCACCCCGATCGGCCTCCCGGCAGCGTGGCCCCTACTGATCGACCCCGCTGTGGTGGACGAGGAGTGGGTCCTGATCGGCAGCGGCCGCCGCCGCGGCAAGCTGATCGTCCCGGGCAAGGCGCTGGCGGCGCTCCCCGGAGCTGTCGTGCTGGAGGGCCTCGGGGTCTGA
- a CDS encoding AAA family ATPase yields MRLHKLTLAAFGPFGATQEVDFDALSAAGIFLLHGPTGAGKTSVLDAVCYGLYGAVPGARQSPGTTLRSDHAQVDRPTEVCLELTVGGRRLEVTRRPAQPRPKKRGGGFTTEKAQSRLREYDPEHGWKALSRSHQEIGEELGGLIGMSRDQFCQVVLLPQGDFARFLRSDAEARGKLLGRLFDTRRFAAVEDRLAELRRAAEARVKAGDEQILALAQRITQAAGPAAGETALPEERPGEPGLAEGVLEWAAVARGGALERLDIARCALAAAEVRNAAARHELDAERERARLQQRYEETRRRAAGLEDRRAERDRCHEQLARARKADLVAPALDLRDEADRAHRTAVGARERSRAGLPRELAEAGLEQLAARERGLRAEVGALDAARRAEGRSREIEVERTGLERQSRSDDELIQEAAEWLAGWDATHRELRERVETAQDAATLAEQLAGRLDPARTRLRAALRRDALGVQEDKAAVALTAAREHAVDAHEKWLALREQRLRGIAAELAGQLVDGEACTVCGSAEHPEPAREEAGHVDRATEEAALAAHQRADRARAQAESELEVLRERLEAARTEAAGPEAGAPGPVQRTPSSVAERQVERMPFSVAQRQVERAASSVAELQAVVDRLTREHADAHRLAAGAHAARETLAAAEREHLGRLDDRQQAERRAAARTSQREALDREQAALESELVKARGTCASVAEHAGLLERRAGLLADAAEALRAEQSAAERLKEADGRLADAAFRAGFATPQAAAAKLLGDTAQRELQHRIDAWQTEAATVAERLAEEDARAAAGHPPATPDAAQAAYDLSAKLLREGASAHAAAQERSAELGRLSSLAEEEVRALGPLRQEYERVARLAGLAAGTSADNERKMRLESYVLAARLEQVAAAATARLRRMSSGRYTLVHSDERSGGRRAGLGLHVVDSWTGRERDTATLSGGETFFASLALALGLADVVTDEAGGVRLDTLFIDEGFGSLDDQTLDEVLDVLDSLRERDRSVGIVSHVADLRRRIPAQLEVVKERHGSAVVHRAGTLSG; encoded by the coding sequence TTGAGACTGCACAAGCTCACCCTGGCCGCGTTCGGACCCTTCGGCGCAACCCAGGAAGTCGACTTCGACGCGTTGTCGGCGGCCGGGATCTTCCTTCTGCACGGACCGACCGGCGCGGGCAAGACCTCCGTCCTCGACGCGGTCTGCTACGGCCTGTACGGGGCGGTGCCCGGCGCGCGGCAGAGTCCCGGCACCACACTGCGCAGTGATCACGCCCAGGTGGACCGGCCGACCGAAGTGTGTCTGGAGCTGACCGTCGGGGGGCGCCGGCTTGAAGTCACCAGGCGCCCCGCCCAGCCCCGTCCCAAGAAGAGGGGCGGCGGCTTCACGACGGAGAAGGCGCAGAGCCGGCTGCGTGAGTACGACCCCGAGCACGGCTGGAAGGCGCTCAGCCGCTCCCACCAGGAGATCGGTGAGGAGCTCGGCGGGCTCATCGGGATGAGCCGGGACCAGTTCTGCCAGGTGGTGCTGCTGCCGCAGGGGGACTTCGCACGGTTCCTGCGCTCCGACGCGGAGGCGCGCGGGAAGCTCCTCGGCCGGCTCTTCGACACCCGCCGTTTCGCGGCGGTCGAGGACCGCCTGGCCGAACTCCGCCGTGCGGCCGAAGCCCGGGTCAAGGCGGGCGACGAGCAGATCCTCGCCCTCGCCCAGCGCATCACGCAGGCGGCCGGGCCTGCGGCAGGGGAGACGGCACTGCCCGAGGAGCGGCCCGGCGAACCCGGTCTCGCCGAGGGGGTCCTGGAGTGGGCCGCCGTCGCACGCGGCGGAGCCCTGGAACGGCTCGACATCGCCCGGTGCGCCCTGGCCGCGGCCGAGGTCCGTAACGCCGCCGCGCGCCACGAACTCGACGCCGAGCGCGAACGTGCCCGGCTCCAGCAGCGGTACGAGGAGACCCGGCGCCGTGCCGCGGGGCTGGAGGACCGCCGCGCGGAACGCGACCGCTGCCACGAACAGCTGGCCCGCGCGCGCAAGGCGGACCTGGTCGCCCCGGCGCTCGATCTGCGCGACGAGGCCGACCGGGCCCACCGCACCGCTGTCGGAGCACGCGAGCGGTCCCGCGCCGGGCTGCCCCGCGAACTGGCCGAAGCCGGCCTCGAGCAGCTTGCCGCCAGGGAACGCGGACTCCGGGCGGAAGTGGGCGCACTCGACGCCGCGCGCCGGGCCGAGGGGCGCAGCCGCGAGATCGAGGTGGAACGGACGGGTCTCGAGAGGCAGTCCCGCTCCGACGACGAGCTGATCCAGGAGGCGGCGGAGTGGCTGGCCGGCTGGGACGCGACCCACCGGGAGCTCAGGGAACGCGTCGAGACGGCGCAGGACGCCGCGACCCTCGCGGAACAGCTGGCCGGCCGGCTCGACCCCGCGCGCACGAGACTGCGGGCCGCGCTCCGGCGTGACGCTCTCGGCGTACAGGAGGACAAGGCGGCGGTGGCTCTGACCGCTGCCCGTGAGCACGCGGTGGACGCGCACGAGAAGTGGCTGGCGCTGCGTGAGCAGAGGCTGCGCGGCATCGCGGCGGAACTGGCCGGTCAGCTCGTCGACGGCGAGGCCTGTACGGTGTGCGGCTCGGCCGAGCACCCGGAGCCGGCCCGTGAGGAGGCCGGCCATGTGGACCGGGCCACCGAGGAGGCGGCGCTCGCGGCCCACCAGCGTGCCGACCGGGCCCGGGCACAGGCGGAGAGCGAGCTGGAGGTGCTGCGGGAACGCCTCGAGGCGGCGCGGACGGAGGCGGCGGGCCCTGAGGCCGGAGCCCCCGGTCCGGTGCAACGGACGCCGTCTTCGGTTGCCGAACGGCAGGTGGAACGGATGCCGTTTTCCGTTGCGCAACGGCAGGTGGAACGGGCGGCGTCTTCCGTGGCCGAACTGCAGGCGGTCGTCGACCGCCTGACCCGGGAGCACGCGGACGCGCACCGTCTGGCCGCAGGAGCGCACGCGGCCAGGGAAACCCTCGCAGCCGCCGAGCGTGAGCACCTCGGCCGGCTCGACGACCGGCAGCAGGCGGAGCGGCGCGCGGCTGCCCGTACCTCGCAGAGGGAAGCCCTCGACCGTGAGCAGGCGGCGCTGGAGTCCGAATTGGTGAAGGCCCGGGGGACCTGCGCCTCCGTCGCCGAGCACGCCGGGCTGCTGGAGCGCCGCGCCGGGCTGCTGGCTGACGCCGCGGAGGCGCTCCGCGCCGAGCAGAGCGCCGCCGAGCGGCTCAAGGAGGCCGACGGCAGGCTTGCCGACGCCGCCTTCCGAGCCGGGTTCGCCACCCCCCAGGCGGCCGCCGCGAAGCTTCTCGGCGACACCGCGCAGCGCGAGCTCCAGCACCGGATCGACGCCTGGCAGACGGAGGCCGCCACTGTCGCCGAGCGGCTCGCCGAGGAGGATGCCCGGGCGGCCGCCGGCCACCCGCCCGCGACGCCCGACGCGGCGCAGGCGGCGTACGACCTGTCCGCGAAGCTTTTGCGCGAGGGTGCCTCCGCGCACGCCGCCGCGCAGGAGCGCAGTGCGGAGCTCGGCCGTCTCTCCAGCCTGGCCGAGGAGGAGGTGCGCGCCCTGGGGCCGCTGCGCCAGGAGTACGAGAGAGTGGCCCGTCTCGCCGGCCTGGCCGCCGGCACGTCCGCGGACAACGAGCGCAAGATGCGGCTGGAATCCTACGTACTGGCAGCCCGCCTCGAACAGGTGGCCGCCGCTGCGACGGCACGCCTCCGGCGCATGTCGTCGGGCCGCTACACGCTGGTCCACTCCGACGAACGCAGCGGGGGCCGGAGGGCCGGTCTCGGGCTGCACGTCGTCGACTCCTGGACGGGCCGGGAGCGCGACACGGCCACGCTGTCCGGGGGAGAGACGTTCTTCGCCTCGCTCGCCCTGGCTCTCGGCCTCGCCGACGTGGTGACGGACGAGGCGGGCGGTGTACGTCTGGACACGCTCTTCATCGACGAGGGCTTCGGCAGCCTGGACGACCAGACGCTGGACGAAGTGCTGGACGTCCTGGACTCGCTGCGCGAACGTGATCGCAGTGTCGGCATCGTCAGCCACGTGGCCGACCTGCGCCGCCGCATCCCCGCCCAGCTCGAGGTGGTGAAGGAACGGCACGGGTCGGCGGTGGTCCACCGGGCCGGCACCCTCAGCGGCTGA
- a CDS encoding ATP-grasp domain-containing protein has product MTTPGFLFCRDPLRPRHPDPQFARETAAARHAGARAALVDHDALLAGDAASAVGGVGRDSGPYWYRGWMLPPARYAELEAALVARGCSLLTEAPAYRTAHELPGWYETFAGLTPRSVWRALPAGAAPPDPSVWPLLAGTLGSGPGIVKDFVKSRKHEWHEACFVPELGDADRLGAVVGRFLELQGDFLAGGVVLRAYEPFVPSGEARVWWVDGEAVRVTAHPDTPGRLPAPGLDAVGEAVRALGCRWVTTDMALREDGAWRVVEVGDGQVSGLPAGEDGGSLFSALLRS; this is encoded by the coding sequence ATGACCACGCCCGGTTTCCTGTTCTGCCGAGACCCGCTGCGTCCGCGGCACCCCGATCCCCAGTTCGCCCGGGAGACGGCCGCGGCCCGGCATGCCGGGGCACGGGCCGCCCTTGTCGATCATGACGCGCTGCTCGCCGGGGATGCGGCGAGTGCCGTCGGCGGGGTAGGGCGGGACTCGGGGCCGTACTGGTACCGCGGCTGGATGCTGCCGCCCGCCCGCTACGCCGAACTGGAAGCCGCCCTCGTCGCCCGTGGCTGCTCGCTGCTCACCGAAGCGCCGGCGTACCGCACCGCCCATGAACTCCCCGGATGGTACGAGACGTTCGCCGGGCTCACCCCACGCAGTGTCTGGCGTGCCCTGCCGGCGGGGGCGGCCCCGCCGGACCCCTCCGTCTGGCCGCTCCTGGCCGGGACTCTCGGCTCCGGCCCCGGCATCGTCAAGGACTTCGTGAAGTCCCGCAAGCACGAATGGCATGAGGCGTGCTTCGTGCCGGAGCTGGGGGACGCGGACCGGCTCGGAGCCGTCGTCGGCCGGTTCCTCGAACTGCAGGGGGACTTCCTGGCCGGTGGAGTGGTGCTGCGCGCCTACGAGCCGTTCGTGCCGAGCGGTGAGGCACGGGTGTGGTGGGTGGACGGCGAAGCCGTGCGGGTGACCGCTCATCCCGACACACCCGGCCGGCTGCCCGCTCCCGGCCTCGACGCCGTCGGCGAGGCCGTTCGCGCTCTCGGCTGCCGGTGGGTGACCACCGACATGGCGCTGCGGGAGGACGGGGCGTGGCGAGTCGTGGAGGTCGGGGACGGGCAGGTCAGCGGCCTGCCCGCCGGTGAAGACGGCGGGAGCCTGTTCAGCGCGCTCCTGCGGTCCTGA